CCTCAACTTCTCGGTGCGCAGCTACAACTGCCTGAAGCGCCAGGAGATCCACAACGTCGGTGAGCTCGCAGAGTGCACCGAGTCCGATCTGCTGGACATCCGCAACTTCGGACAGAAGTCCATCAACGAGGTCAAGATCAAGCTGGCTCAGCTGGGCATCACGCTCAAGGATGCGCCGGAAGACTTTGACCCGTCGGAGCTTGAGGGCTACGACGCTGAGACCGGCGGTTACGTCGACCCCAGCGGCGAAGATTCCGAGTAGAACGCTCACGCGCTCAAAGCACGCCCATCATCTGTTTCGCACACGAGGAGTAACACATGCCTACCCCCAAGAGAGGCGCCCGTATCGGCGGCTCCGCGCATAACCAGAAGAGGATTCTCTCTAACCTGGCCGCGGCGCTGTTCGAGCACGGTGCAATCAAGACCACCGACGCCCGCGCCAAGCTGCTGCGTCCCTTCGCCGAGAAGCTCATCACCAAGGCCAAGTCCGGCACCGTCGCCGACCGCCGCCTGGTGCTGGCGCAGGTCCCGCAGAAGGACGTCGTCGCCTACCTGTTCGACGAGCTTGCCCCCAAGTTCGCCGGCCGCGAGGGTGGCTACACCCGCAGCATCAAGCTGGAGAACCGCTCCGGTGACAACGCCCCGATGACCCAGATCTCCCTGGTTCTCGAGGAGACCGTCTCCACCGAGGCGACCCGCGCCACCCGCGCGGCAGCGTCCCGCCAGGCGACCGAGGATGCGGACATCGACACGTCCGCGACCCCGGCCTCCGAGGAGAACGTCGCCGTCGCCGACACCGAGCCCGTCGAGGACGACTCTGCAGTCGCCACCGACGAGCAGGCCGTCTCCGACACCGAGGCTCCGGCCGACGAGCCCGCCGAGGCTCTCGACGCGCAGAAGGATGCCGTCGAGGCTGAGGAGAAGTAATTCTTCTCGGACGCCCTCCCGGCACCGAATCGCCCCGGCCAGGTTTTCCTGGCCGGGGCTTTCGTCTGTCCGCCCCGCGCGCAGGTAGCGTGTGCAGGCATGTCCACCATGCTCCGGCTGCGCCTCGACCTCGCCTACGACGGCACGGACTTCCACGGTTGGGCCGCCCAGAAGGACCCCGGCCTGCGGACCGTGCAGGGGGAGATCGAGCGGGCGCTGACGCTGATCCTGCGCACCGAGGCCGCGTTGACCGTGGCCGGGCGCACCGACGCCGGCGTGCACGCCTCCGGGCAGGTCGCCCACGTTGACGTGCCTGAGTCCGCGCTGTGGCAACGTTCCGTGGACGGCGATCCCTCCCGCCTGGTCCGGCGCCTCGGGCGGTTCCTGCCCGAGGACATCGCCATCCGCGACATCACCGTCGCGCCGGACGGTTTCGACGCCCGCTTCTCCGCCCTGCGGCGGCATTACGTCTACCGCCTCACCACCCATCCTTCCGGCGCGCTGCCCGTGCGCGCCCGGGACACCGCGGTGTGGCGCCGGCCGGTGGATCTCGACGCCATGGCCCGCACGGCCGCCGCGCTCCTCGGGCTGCACGACTTCGCCGCGTTCTGCAAGGCCAAACCCAACGCCACGACGATTCGAGACCTGGAGTCATTCACCTGGCGCGACGCCTCCACCGCGACGGAACCGGAGGTCTACGAGGCCCACGTCGTCGCCGACGCCTTCTGCTGGTCCATGGTGCGCTCCCTGGTCGGCGCGTGCCTGGCCGTGGGGGAGGGGCGTCGCGACGACTCCCTGCCCGCCCGGTTGCTAGGCGAGACCACGCGCTCCTCGGACATCCCCGTGGCACCCGCGAAGGGGCTCACGCTGACCCGGGTGGACTACCCCTCCGCAGCGGAGCTGGCCGATCGGGCGACGGCGACCCGCGCTCGTCGAGAAGCGAATGTTGCCGACGGGTCCGCCGAAGCCCCGCGCTAAACTGTGCCGGGTAATCGCGCGACCGGACAAGAGAAGTACTGAGGACAGTCATGGATACGACGACCATTGCCGTGCTGACGGCAATCGGAGTGATTTTTCTCCCCGGTGCCGTCATCTCCTGGGTGTCCGGGGCGAAGCTGCCCTACGCCGCCGTCGCCGCCATTCCCGTGTCCTTCGCCGTTTACGGCGTTGCCGGCTGGGTTTTCGGGCTGGTCGACATCCGTTTCGGCGTGCTCAGCGCCGCCCTGTTCGCGCTGTTCGTCACCGTAGTCGCGGCCCTGTGGCGCTACGGGGCCCGGCGACTGGGGCGCAGATTCCCCGTCCCCGATGCGCCGAGCTGGCGGGTGGGTAGCGCGCTGGATCCCCGGTGGATACTGCCGGCGGCGGGCGTGGCGGCCGGCTCCACGATGTTCATCACCCGCATGGTGGAGTGGCTCGAGGAGCTGCCCGGCGGTCGGGAGAACATCATCCAGGGCTGGGACGTGCACTGGCACGCCAATGTCGTGCGTTTCATGATGGACGAGGGCGTGGCCTCGGCGGTCCGCATGGGCGAGCTGCACAACATCGAGACCTCCGCGCCCATGTTCTACCCCGCCGCGTTCCACGCTGCTGCGGCGCTGCTCGGTCACCTGGCGGGGCTCAGCCCGATCGCCGCGACGAGCATCATGGGCATCGTCATCCCGGCTGTCGCCATGCCCATGTCGGTGGCACTGCTGGCCTGGAAGATGGTCGGCAACGGCGGGTTGACCGCCCAGATCGCGGCCGGTCTGTCCGCGGTGCTGAGCTTCGCCCTGCCGGCGGTCATGTGGACCAGCCACTACGTGGGCGCCTGGCCCTACCTCGCTGCCGTTGCGTCGAGCGGCCTCGTGGTCGCCCTGTTCCTGTCGGCCCCGCGCCAACCGGTGCTCATCTTCGCCGCCGCGCTCAGCCTGACCGGCCTCACCCAGCTGCACCCCTCCGCCTCGACCATCGTGGTTCTGCTCGTCGGCCTGTACTGGCTGCTGTACCTGGTGTTCGCACCCGCCGACCGGGGCGGGTCACGCTCGCGGCTGCGCGACCTCGCTGTGCTCGCCAGCGCGGGCATCCTGGGGTTCCTGCTCATGCTGCCGCAGGTCATCGCTGGTGCGGACGATGCGGAGACGCTGGTCACGTGGACCGCCACCGAGGATGTCTCCCGCACGGAGTCCTGGATCAAGGCGCTGACCATGAACACCCGGCACGTGGAGGAGTTCTTCCCCGGCTACGACCCCACCATTCTGCTGTGGGTCGCCGGGATCGGCGCCGTGGCGCTGATCCTGTGGCGGCGCAACCTCTGGGCGCCCGTCTTCTGGTTCGTCTCGGTCTGCCTCACCGTGCACGCCCTCAAACCCTTCGACGTTCCCGTCGTGTCCGACGTGCTCACCCTCATCGGCGGGCTGCACTACGCCACCCCGCACCGTCTGATCATCCCGGTAGCCATGATGGCCACGGCCTTCGCCGGAGTCGGCCTCGCGGTCGCGCTGCGGCTGATCACCGGTGGCCCGGTCGCGGCCCTGCTCAACCCGGAGAACACCCGCGCCCGCACCCTCACCCGCCGGGCCACGGCGATCGCCGCCGTCGTGCTGTCCCTCCCGCTGGCCTGGGGTGTCGGGGCCTGGTCCCTGGCGAAGACGGCGGACGGCGCCGAGATCATCCAGAAGTCGCCCCGCCTGGAGAACCGCATGGTCACCGCCGCCGACGTGCGGGCATGGGACTGGCTGGCGCAGCAGCCCCGCGCCTACGAGGGGTACATCGCCGGCGACCCGGGTGACGGCTCCGGCTGGATGTACGCCTACAACCGGCTGCCCAGCCTGTACCGCCACTACTTCTGGCCGACCTCCGGACGCGACTCCGCCACCGACCGCAGCTTCTGGAACGCCAACCTCATCGGCCAGGGTCAGCGAGGGGAGCCCGACGCCACCAACATGGCCGATGAGGCCGTGGAGGAACTGGGGGTCAACTACATCGTCCTCTCCCCGCACGGCTACTGGGCCACCGATCCTCCCCTCTGGGAGCAGCAGCTCGGCCTGTGGACCGCGAAGGGCGTGACCCCCGTCTACAAGGACGGGCGGGTGGTCATCTTCGCCGTCGACGACAACTTCACCCTGGCCGAGCTCCGTGAGATGCGCGCGGAGTCCCCGGAACCGCTGCCCCGGAGCTAGACCTGGGATAGTCTTCCCGGAAGATGCCACCCCTCGGGGGAGCGGTGGCGGATTCGTGATCTACGGGGGAGACATGAGCACACCGCTTCAGCCGACGACCCGCGCGCAGGTCTCCGGACACCGGTTCCTGCGCCGTCGGGTCGAGCACGGCCTCGCGTTCGGCGACATCCGCATGATCCACGACCCGCTCGCCGCCCGGGCCCGGGGAATGATCTTCGGCACCGTCGCGGTCGTGCTGGGAATGCTCGGCGCGGGCCTGTTCGCCTGGCTCAACCCGCAGCCCGACCCCGGCGACGCCCCGATACTGCGCTCGGAATCGGGTGCATTGTTTGTGCGTATCGACGACCACCTCCACCCCGTCATCAACCTCGCCTCGGCGCGGTTGGCGGTGGGATCGCCGGCGGACCCGGTCGCGGTGGGCAGCGACTATCTCGCCGCCGCGGACAAGGGGGTACCCGTGGGCATCAACCCGGCCCCGGGAGTGATCGCTGACCCGGAGGACTCCTCCCGGATCTGGGCCTCCTGCACGAGCGTCGACGGCGTGATCACCGTCCTCGCCGACGGGGCTCCGGTGCGTCTGCCGGACGGTGGGGCGGTATTGGCCGAGGGGCCGACCTCCGACTGGGTGCTCACGGCGGACGGGCGGCGCGAGCTCCCCGCGGACACCTTGTCGCAGGGCCGGGTCCTGCGGCGCGGGCTGGGTATCACCCCGGAGACCCCTCGCCTGGCGGTGCCTGCGGAAGTGCTCTCCGCGATGACCGAACGCCCGGCCTGGGCGGCGCCCGAACCGCTGCCGACCGTGTTGACGGCCGGGGAGCAGTCCTGGGCGCTGAATTCGGATTCTGCGGTGGCGGGACTGACACCGACGCAGGCGGACATCCTCACCGGCCTCGGCGCCGAACGCAGGGAGGTGGCTGCCCGGGACATCTCCCGGTACGCCGATGCAGTGCCCGTCAACCTTCCCGCCGAAGCACCGGAATTCCTGGATCCCGTCGGATCCCGCCTCTGCGGTCTGTCTGATGGGACCGTGGGCAGGGACGGGCTGGTACTCGTACCGGGCGCGGTGGCGCTGTCCGGGGACGCGCCGGCCAGCTACTTTGCGGGGTTGGCGCAGGGTGCTGTCGCGGTGGACTCGGGACACGGGCTCCACGTTGTGTCCCCGGAGGGGATGCGATTTCCTGCCTCGCCCGAGGCGCTGGCCGCGCTGGGGATCACCGGGGCGGAGGCGGTGGACTGGTCGATCGTCGCCGTCCTGCCCGAGGGGCCGACGCTGTCGGCCGAGTACGCCCGGCGCGCGGTGTACTAGATTCTTCCTGGGAGTCCAGACGTCTGGACGAATATCACTCCACGGCGGAACTTTTCCGGCGTGCTAGCGCGTTAGGTAATCATGGCAACGATGCGGCACAGGGTCGAGCAGCGCGTGACGCGCCTGGAGGACTATCACCAGAGCCTGAAGACCCGCCGCTACGGCTGGCTCGTGCGCCCGGCGATCCTCGTGGTCGGCTCGCTGCTGTTTGTCCTGAGCCTCGCGGCGATTCCCCTGCCCGGCCCGGGATGGCTCGGTGTGTTTCTGTCCATCGGCATTCTCTCCCTGGAGGTCAGGTGGGCCAAGGCCATCCTCCACTGGGGCGTGGGTGTCTACGACAGGTTCTTCACCTGGTTCGACCGACAGCCGCGCGCGACGCGGTGGACGATGATCGCCCTGCTGCTCCTGCTGTGCTGGTTGACCTTCCTGGCGATCACCTGGGTGACCTGGGGCCTGGGAGGGCTCGACTTCCTGAACCCGGTGCTCGACGACCGGTTGGGAATGACGAGGTTCTGACCGGCCGACCCACCCCCGCGACCGCCAGGCCGGCCACGGCGACCAGGGACAGGCACGCCAGCAGCGACGCCAACCGGGCGCGGATCTCTTGACCTGCCGGGGGCGGGGAGGCGAAGGCGAGGTGACGGGGAGTGATCTCGACGTCCGCGGGAGGAACATAGGTCAGCGCCGTGAGGGGATCCACCGCCCCGCCGGAGGGCTCCGCCGAGGCGAGGATCTGCGCGCGGATCTCCGCGGCGGAATAGTCGGGGTGGCGCTGCCTGAGTAGGGCGGCGGTACCGGACACCACCGGCGCGGCGAAGCTGGTGCCATGGAACTCCCTCGCCTCCCCGGTCTCGGGCTGCACGCCACTGACCCACCCGTTGGCATCCGGGGAGAGTGCGACCGGGACCGATGCCGGGGCGGAGACCGCCGGGCGGCCCTCCGGCTCCGGCAGGGAATACTCCGCGATCGTGTGGGTGTTCTCCCGACCGCCGACGCTGAGCACCGTCGGAGAGTGGGACGGGTAGACGACCGATCCGGGCTGGCACTCCGGCGAGATGTTGCCCGCGGCGGCGACCACCACCGTCTGCTGCGCCTCAGCCCGGGCGAGGGCGTCGTCGAGGACGCCGGAGTTCAGCCGGATTGCCGTGTCCGGATCCACACACGCGACCACCGAGATGTTGATCACCTGCGCACCCTGGTCGAGGGCAAGATGCACCGCCTCCGCCAGCGAGGCGAGCGTTCCCCCGGAGCGGCCCTCGGGAGTGTCCGCGTTCTCGACGGCGACGTGCGCGCTGGTCTGACGCACCGACAGAATCTGCGCACCCGGCGCAACACCCAGGGTCTGACCGGCGATCACCCCGGCGACGATGGTGCCGTGGCCGTCGCAGTCCAGGAGTGGATCCGGGGTCTCCCGCGCCACGAGGTCGGCGATGGGCAGCAGCCCGGGAAGCTCGGCGTGGGGCGCCACCCCGGTATCGATGACGGCGACTTTCACCCCACTCCCGGTGGCGAGCTCGTGCAGGCTCGTCTCACTGGCGGGTCGGGCAGGTTGTTGCGGTGCGGGCACCGGTACCGGCCGGACACACGGCGTGACCACGGGCTGGGCCCCGGCATCGGGCAGGCGGCAGGTCAAAGGGAGTAGGAGAAGGGCCAGAACTGTCGACGCCCGTTTCACCCCAGTCCCCGAACCAGGGCGAACAGCCCGCCCACCCAGGCCGCCAACGGGAGAGCGGCGACGATCGACGCGATCTCCATGCGCTCCCACCACACCGCGGTGGTCGGCTCCACGGTGCTCACCCGGCCGGCCCAGCCCACGGCGGTGGTGAGCGCAATGACGGTGGCAGCTGCGATGAGCACCGTGGCGGTCGTCGGCTGGGTAGCCGCGGCGAGTACGGCCCCCGCCATCCCCGCGAAGGCGGTCACTGCCAGCGAGTAGGCGGGCACTGTCGGCCGGTAACGCGCCGCGTGTAACACGGTCGCTCCGGCCGTGGCCAGGGCCAGCAGCTGTGGGCCGAGCCCGCCGACCCAGGAGAAGGCCAGAAGGGACGGGACCATGACCGCGGCGGTTCCCAGGGCCATCCCGTCCGCCAGCAACCCGGCGCACCGGGCACGTACGTCCACGTCCGGCTGGTTCCCGTCGGCGATGGACAGATCCTGCCCGGCCGTGGGAAGGCGCGGCACCTCCAACCCGGCCAGCGTCGTGGCCAGAGAGGGGGTCGCGCTGATGGCCACGAGCCCAGCCACCACGCCCAGGGCGGCAACGACCGACACAGGGGTCGGAGTGGCAGAGCCCGCCGGCACGGCGAACCCCAGGCAACAGACGGAGACCAGCAGCGCGGCCGTCGCGGTCGCGGCCAGAAACCGGGACCCCACCGCGCCAAGGGCGGAGAGCAACGTCAGGGTCGCCACGGTCGTACCAGTCGCGGCCAGGACCACCCAGGCCCATTCCACCCCGGGAACGGGAGCGGAACCTCCCAGGACAAAGGTCGCCGCGGACGCGGCCGCCAGCAGCGTGATCACGGGCGCGAGCAGCGTGCGCCGGCGGAACCAGATGAGCACCAGCAACGCCGTCCCCGCCCCGGCGGCCAGTGCGTAGGGCACGCCGATGAAGGGGAGGAGCAGGACGACCACCAGAATGCTGCCCACCGCGGCCGCACCCGTCAGCGCACCCGCGGCGCCGCTTCCCCGGGAATGGACCACCAGCGCCTCGGCCGAATCACGCAGGATGGGGGCGTCGACGGGTTCCGCCGGGCTGAGGATGATCACTGACCCGTGGGTGAGCCCGGTGGCATGCAGCGGGACGGCCATGTCGATGCCCTGGCCCGCAGCCGTCGACGCCCGCCAGGGCCGGGTGATCTGCGGGGCGCCGCAGAGCTCGGTGATCTCCGGGAGCATCTCCGAAATCGCGGAAACCGCGGGGACGGACAGATCGACCTCGCGGACGAACACGCCGACATGGGCCCGCACGCTGATGCGCAAGGTGTGGCCGCGGACGTCGCTCAGCGACACCGAATCATGGCCTGACAAGGACGTGGACACAGTTTTTCTCCCCCGAGTCTGATGCTTTCCACAGACCGGCAGGCCCCCGCCTGCCGATGTGCTCATCATGGCCTAGGATTCGACCCGTGTCCACAGTTCCGCGTGGATCCGGTCGGGGGGCCGGGCAACTGTGGGGAGCACCTGTACCTGGGGGAGTACCAGCGTGAGCATGCCCGTGACGTTCGGCACCGTCGTTGAACCACTCATGCCCGGGGAGCGGGAACCAGCACCGCCGAAGCCTTCCGGGACCTTGAACGTCGAGGCCGTGCCACCCGCTCAGCGGCCACAGCCCATGCCCGTGGTCAGAATCCTCATGCCGGTGATCATGGTCGCCGCCATGGTGGCGATGGTGGCGGTCATGTTCGCGGGCGGGCGCGGTGCCAGCCCGATGACGCTGGTGCTGCCGCTGATGATGGGTGTGTCCATGCTCATGATGTTTTCCCCTCCCCAGACGGAAGGCGAGGTGGACGAGACCCGGCGCGCCTACCTGCGTCACCTGGGGATCGTCAGGGAAAAGGCCCTCGCCGACGCGCACCTTCAGCGCCTTCACGAACTGCACCGCCATCCCGGGCCGGCCGACCTGGAGTCCCGCATCGGTTCGCGGCGGATGTGGGAACGCGGTGAGGCGGACAGCGATGCCATGGAGGTGCGTATCGGGCTGGGCGACGCCCTGCTCAGCACCGCATTGGAGGTCCGTGACGGCGGCGCCACCGAGGACCTGGAGCCCGTGTGTGCGGTGAGCCTGCGGCGCACGCTGCAGGCGATCTCCACGGTGGGGGAGATGCCCATCATCATCCAGCTGCGGGCCTTCCGTTTTCTCGCGCTGTCCGGACCCGCCGCACGGCCCCTGGCCAGGGCCATGATCGCCCAGCTCGTCTCGGCGCACGGCCCGGAGGTCGTGGGCGTGCAGGTCGTCGGCGAGCGGGAGGGCGGGGCATGGGAATGGCTGAAGTGGCTGCCCCATTCCCGGCAGCCGCAGCGGGCCAGGTTCCCCGTCCTGGTCGTCGATGACGTGGCCACCACCGGCACGGAGGACTTCATCGACGACGCCTCCTGGGCCTGTGTCCTCGACGTGGCGTCGCGCCCCGCCGCCAGCGCCCTCGCGCTGCGGGCGGAATCCGAAGGACTGGCGCTGCAGGTCGACGAGGACATATCCGTACTCACCGCGAGCGGGGTGGAGAGCCTCGGGGTGCCCGACGGTCTCACGGACCGGGAAGCGGTGTTGTTCGCCCGGTCGATGGCGGCGTACATGCGGCCGTCGACAGGCGGCAACGGAACCCGCGGGGACCTGCTCTCCCTGGTGGGAATCGGTGACATCGACGATCTGGCGCCGGAGACCATGTGGCCGCTCCACGGGCAGGCGCGGTCGCGGCTGACCGCGCCCATCGGGTTGAGCGAGGCTGGCGGGCTGGTGCGTCTCGACCTCAAGGAGGCCGCGCACGGCGGGATGGGCCCACACGGGCTGTGCATCGGCGCCACGGGCAGCGGAAAGTCCGAGCTGCTGCGCACGCTGGTGACCGCGCTGGCGGCGACCCACAGCCCGGAGGAGCTCAACCTGGTGCTCGTCGACTTCAAGGGAGGCGCGACCTTCCTGGGGTGCGAGGGGCTGCCGCACACCTCGGCGGTGATCACCAACCTCGAGGAGGAGGCGGTGCTGGTGGACCGGATGTACGACGCGGTGTCGGGCGAGCTCAACCGCAGGCAGGAGGCGCTGCGCTCGGCGGGAAACTTCGCCAACGTCACCGATTACGCACTTGCCCGCTCCAGCACCCGGCCCGATCTGCCCGCCCTGCCGAGCCTGGTGATCATCGTCGACGAGTTCTCCGAGCTCCTGGTCCACCACCCGGATTTCGCCGACCTGTTTGTGGCGGTAGGGCGCCTCGGCAGGTCCCTGGGCGTCCACCTGCTGCTCGCGTCCCAGCGGCTGGAGGAGGGGAAACTCCGGGGGCTGGACTCGCACCTGTCCTACCGGATCTCGCTG
This sequence is a window from Corynebacterium doosanense CAU 212 = DSM 45436. Protein-coding genes within it:
- the rplQ gene encoding 50S ribosomal protein L17; translated protein: MPTPKRGARIGGSAHNQKRILSNLAAALFEHGAIKTTDARAKLLRPFAEKLITKAKSGTVADRRLVLAQVPQKDVVAYLFDELAPKFAGREGGYTRSIKLENRSGDNAPMTQISLVLEETVSTEATRATRAAASRQATEDADIDTSATPASEENVAVADTEPVEDDSAVATDEQAVSDTEAPADEPAEALDAQKDAVEAEEK
- the truA gene encoding tRNA pseudouridine(38-40) synthase TruA codes for the protein MSTMLRLRLDLAYDGTDFHGWAAQKDPGLRTVQGEIERALTLILRTEAALTVAGRTDAGVHASGQVAHVDVPESALWQRSVDGDPSRLVRRLGRFLPEDIAIRDITVAPDGFDARFSALRRHYVYRLTTHPSGALPVRARDTAVWRRPVDLDAMARTAAALLGLHDFAAFCKAKPNATTIRDLESFTWRDASTATEPEVYEAHVVADAFCWSMVRSLVGACLAVGEGRRDDSLPARLLGETTRSSDIPVAPAKGLTLTRVDYPSAAELADRATATRARREANVADGSAEAPR
- a CDS encoding DUF6541 family protein is translated as MDTTTIAVLTAIGVIFLPGAVISWVSGAKLPYAAVAAIPVSFAVYGVAGWVFGLVDIRFGVLSAALFALFVTVVAALWRYGARRLGRRFPVPDAPSWRVGSALDPRWILPAAGVAAGSTMFITRMVEWLEELPGGRENIIQGWDVHWHANVVRFMMDEGVASAVRMGELHNIETSAPMFYPAAFHAAAALLGHLAGLSPIAATSIMGIVIPAVAMPMSVALLAWKMVGNGGLTAQIAAGLSAVLSFALPAVMWTSHYVGAWPYLAAVASSGLVVALFLSAPRQPVLIFAAALSLTGLTQLHPSASTIVVLLVGLYWLLYLVFAPADRGGSRSRLRDLAVLASAGILGFLLMLPQVIAGADDAETLVTWTATEDVSRTESWIKALTMNTRHVEEFFPGYDPTILLWVAGIGAVALILWRRNLWAPVFWFVSVCLTVHALKPFDVPVVSDVLTLIGGLHYATPHRLIIPVAMMATAFAGVGLAVALRLITGGPVAALLNPENTRARTLTRRATAIAAVVLSLPLAWGVGAWSLAKTADGAEIIQKSPRLENRMVTAADVRAWDWLAQQPRAYEGYIAGDPGDGSGWMYAYNRLPSLYRHYFWPTSGRDSATDRSFWNANLIGQGQRGEPDATNMADEAVEELGVNYIVLSPHGYWATDPPLWEQQLGLWTAKGVTPVYKDGRVVIFAVDDNFTLAELREMRAESPEPLPRS
- the eccB gene encoding type VII secretion protein EccB; the encoded protein is MSTPLQPTTRAQVSGHRFLRRRVEHGLAFGDIRMIHDPLAARARGMIFGTVAVVLGMLGAGLFAWLNPQPDPGDAPILRSESGALFVRIDDHLHPVINLASARLAVGSPADPVAVGSDYLAAADKGVPVGINPAPGVIADPEDSSRIWASCTSVDGVITVLADGAPVRLPDGGAVLAEGPTSDWVLTADGRRELPADTLSQGRVLRRGLGITPETPRLAVPAEVLSAMTERPAWAAPEPLPTVLTAGEQSWALNSDSAVAGLTPTQADILTGLGAERREVAARDISRYADAVPVNLPAEAPEFLDPVGSRLCGLSDGTVGRDGLVLVPGAVALSGDAPASYFAGLAQGAVAVDSGHGLHVVSPEGMRFPASPEALAALGITGAEAVDWSIVAVLPEGPTLSAEYARRAVY
- a CDS encoding TIGR02611 family protein yields the protein MATMRHRVEQRVTRLEDYHQSLKTRRYGWLVRPAILVVGSLLFVLSLAAIPLPGPGWLGVFLSIGILSLEVRWAKAILHWGVGVYDRFFTWFDRQPRATRWTMIALLLLLCWLTFLAITWVTWGLGGLDFLNPVLDDRLGMTRF
- a CDS encoding S8 family serine peptidase, producing MKVAVIDTGVAPHAELPGLLPIADLVARETPDPLLDCDGHGTIVAGVIAGQTLGVAPGAQILSVRQTSAHVAVENADTPEGRSGGTLASLAEAVHLALDQGAQVINISVVACVDPDTAIRLNSGVLDDALARAEAQQTVVVAAAGNISPECQPGSVVYPSHSPTVLSVGGRENTHTIAEYSLPEPEGRPAVSAPASVPVALSPDANGWVSGVQPETGEAREFHGTSFAAPVVSGTAALLRQRHPDYSAAEIRAQILASAEPSGGAVDPLTALTYVPPADVEITPRHLAFASPPPAGQEIRARLASLLACLSLVAVAGLAVAGVGRPVRTSSFPTGRRAPGSGSRALPGPRSPR
- the eccD gene encoding type VII secretion integral membrane protein EccD; translation: MSTSLSGHDSVSLSDVRGHTLRISVRAHVGVFVREVDLSVPAVSAISEMLPEITELCGAPQITRPWRASTAAGQGIDMAVPLHATGLTHGSVIILSPAEPVDAPILRDSAEALVVHSRGSGAAGALTGAAAVGSILVVVLLLPFIGVPYALAAGAGTALLVLIWFRRRTLLAPVITLLAAASAATFVLGGSAPVPGVEWAWVVLAATGTTVATLTLLSALGAVGSRFLAATATAALLVSVCCLGFAVPAGSATPTPVSVVAALGVVAGLVAISATPSLATTLAGLEVPRLPTAGQDLSIADGNQPDVDVRARCAGLLADGMALGTAAVMVPSLLAFSWVGGLGPQLLALATAGATVLHAARYRPTVPAYSLAVTAFAGMAGAVLAAATQPTTATVLIAAATVIALTTAVGWAGRVSTVEPTTAVWWERMEIASIVAALPLAAWVGGLFALVRGLG